In a genomic window of Amblyomma americanum isolate KBUSLIRL-KWMA chromosome 4, ASM5285725v1, whole genome shotgun sequence:
- the LOC144129681 gene encoding uncharacterized protein LOC144129681 produces the protein MTAATTVAVSLRACSLIAEERTEYSTQQALLAGDHHQSWYHRERSAVISDEDRAYRQRRSRHCGHDTAFGMVHVPSLLFQDVFQDTALRMTASTVQVQSSSSDQSRAHETFSSCLLPYAPSADGSGAEGLS, from the exons ATGACCGCTGCAACGACTGTCGCAGTCTCCCTGCGAGCCTGCTCCTTGATTGCAGAGGAACGAACCGAGTATTCGACGCAGCAAGCTCTTCTGGCTGGTGATCACCACCAGTCCTGGTATCATCGAGAGCGCTCGGCCGTTATCAGTGACGAGGACCGTGCATATAGGCAGCGTAGAAGCCGCCACTGCGGGCACGACACTGCATTCGGAATGGTGCATGTGCCTAGTCTGCTCTTTCAG GACGTCTTCCAAGACACTGCGTTGCGAATGACTGCCAGTACAGTTCAGGTCCAGTCCAGCAGCAGTGATCAGTCAAGAGCGCACGAAACGTTCAGCTCTTGTCTTCTTCCTTACGCGCCATCCGCTGACGGTTCGGGAGCCGAAGGCCTGTCttag